A part of Ooceraea biroi isolate clonal line C1 chromosome 10, Obir_v5.4, whole genome shotgun sequence genomic DNA contains:
- the LOC105283749 gene encoding phosphopantothenoylcysteine decarboxylase has protein sequence MAASSRRRVLVGCTGSVATIKLPQLVDTLRQNNLEVRVVVTERAKHFLKDAQLSPEIQVLSDTVEWAAWQDRGDPVLHIDLVKWADVFVIAPLDANTLGKIASGICDNIVTCVARAWDPTKPLLFCPAMNTKMWEHPVTMPQVSLLKSWGYKEVHCVSKTLMCGDTGMGGMAEVDTIVRFTLRALNPWSDPPDDYP, from the exons ATGGCGGCTTCCTCTAGAAGAAGAGTGCTAGTTGGCTGCACCGGCAGCGTCGCCACGATCAAGCTGCCGCAGCTAGTGGATACGCTGCGGCAGAACAATCTAGAGGTAAGGGTGGTCGTGACGGAGCGGGCCAAGCACTTCCTGAAGGACGCGCAGCTGTCGCCGGAGATCCAAGTGCTGTCCGACACGGTCGAGTGGGCCGCCTGGCAGGACCGGGGCGATCCGGTGCTGCACATAGACCTGGTGAAGTGGGCGGACGTGTTCGTAATAGCACCGCTGGATGCCAATACTCTGGGCAAGATCGCCAGCGGCATCTGCGACAACATCGTCACCTGCGTGGCGCGCGCCTGGGACCCGACCAAACCGCTGCTCTTCTGCCCGGCCATGAACACCAAGATGTGGGAACACCCGGTCACCATGCCGCAA GTATCGCTGCTCAAGTCTTGGGGCTACAAGGAGGTGCACTGCGTGTCGAAGACGCTGATGTGCGGTGATACAGGGATGGGCGGGATGGCCGAGGTGGACACAATCGTACGGTTTACTCTGCGAGCCTTGAATCCTTGGAGCGACCCACCGGACGACTATCCCTAG